In bacterium, a single window of DNA contains:
- a CDS encoding phosphoribosylanthranilate isomerase, whose amino-acid sequence MVRVKICGIRRLEDALTAVAAGADAIGLNFWRPGRRYVTPETARAITRALPPFVAKVGVFADEEADVIRKVAGTCGLDALQLHGEESPEFCGQFDRPVIKGIKIRDAASLKQLERYHVAAFILDTLVPGEMGGTGRTFDWSLARAARAAGPVILSGGLTPENVADAIRAAEPYAVDVASGVETNGEKDPAKIRAFIARVQEWNSAEVRS is encoded by the coding sequence ATGGTCCGCGTCAAGATCTGCGGGATCCGTCGCCTCGAGGACGCGCTCACCGCAGTCGCGGCCGGCGCGGACGCGATCGGCCTCAACTTCTGGCGTCCGGGGCGCCGGTACGTCACGCCGGAGACGGCGCGCGCGATCACCCGGGCGCTCCCGCCGTTCGTGGCCAAGGTCGGGGTCTTCGCCGACGAGGAGGCGGACGTGATCCGGAAGGTCGCCGGCACGTGCGGCCTCGACGCGCTGCAGCTCCATGGGGAGGAGAGCCCGGAGTTCTGCGGCCAGTTCGACCGGCCCGTGATCAAGGGGATCAAGATCCGCGACGCCGCGAGCCTCAAGCAGCTCGAACGCTACCACGTGGCCGCGTTCATCCTCGACACGCTCGTGCCCGGGGAGATGGGCGGCACGGGGCGGACGTTCGACTGGTCGCTCGCGCGGGCCGCCCGCGCGGCCGGGCCGGTGATCCTCTCGGGCGGCCTCACGCCCGAGAACGTCGCCGACGCGATTCGCGCGGCCGAACCATATGCCGTGGACGTCGCGTCCGGGGTCGAGACGAACGGCGAAAAGGATCCGGCGAAGATCCGCGCGTTCATCGCGCGCGTGCAGGAGTGGAACTCGGCGGAGGTGCGGTCGTGA